DNA from Platichthys flesus chromosome 20, fPlaFle2.1, whole genome shotgun sequence:
ATATCCTTAAAACTCCACATTCTGttctttgtatgtatttatgacGCATGTGCACACGAGTAAAGTCCGTGGACACATGTTGACATGTAAAGTCCATGTTCTGCGTCATATCACAGCTGCTGAGGTGGTTGAAGTTCCCCCAGGTGTCCTGCAGAGGGCGCCAGATAAACACAAGTCACTGCACAAGTCGTTGTTTTGACAGACTCGTCTATTTGTGTCcttttttgtttacatgttgatgtttacatgtttacaatCCATCAATCTGGTCCTATGATGTGTTTCattcactttcatgtttcacCGGTTTCTTCTGTCTCCTTTTAAGGTCATTGCTGCTTAATGCATTTAAGACGCCTTCAGGTGCTGCACAAAAAAAACGTAATTCAAAAGTTTAAAGTAGGATAGGTAAATACAACCTGGCAGCTAATAACATTTGTCTCTGATATTGttgcaatgaaataaataatcaatttcGAGATTTTAAAAGAATGAAATACTTcgttttttgtatctttttttgttttatttgtgaagaACTGTAAACAAAGTGCTTTATAGATTGAGATCATTAGGGctcgagcactgacagtgggaggccctattgaaattgtaatgattattattattattcaggcaaatgaattggctttttgagggctatAATTGTCATGTTTTCTATGGAGCAGCCATTTTTCCACACTCTAGCACCgacatcaaacaaatacttgttactcaaaagctataattatattatttatgttCTATTTAATTGTTGTTATATGTGTTACTTTTTCATGCACCAACAGAAATTGTTAGGTATGTGTAACCTTTttaagtctgtttttttttatgctgatTAAGTTTGAATGTAAAAGTATTCCTTTATATGAACTGAAGTGACTATATATGATATAATCTGTTTGACTAAACGTGTAGTTCTGCTTTTATactatttttatttcctgtagAAATCACATGCGTTACAgtccaggtcacatgacaactaCATTTTGTCACAGTTATGAAATAGTTCAAAGCCAATTTGCTCTTCAAAGCTTCATAGGCAAACTTTGAAGCTTGAAGCTTTAAAGCTCTGAAGCTTTGAAGCTGAGTGGAGTTGAGGAACAGATCAAAGCCAAATAACTCCTTTATAAGGAGCCACGTCTCTGAGTGGAGCCACCGTCAGGTCAAGAGCAAGTCAACAAGAGACACACGAGATACATCTCACCTGTGACTTCCATTCACCGCCACTGATGACACCGACAGAAGACAGCAGCTTCGCAAGAGATCACTCTTCAAACCCTTTGGACAACTTGGTCCCACTGCAGCACCTGTTGATCAACATGCAGAGGATCATCATCACAATATACATGACCCAGGGTCaagagtgcagcagcagcagtactcTGCAGGACCCCAGCCAAACCCTCCTGGATTTGAAGATGGAGAAGCAGAAGCTGGAGGCTGAATACTCCGCCCAGAAGGAGCTGGTGGCTGAATTCATTGCCCTGCTGGAGCTGGATGATATCAACTTCGCCCTTAATCAGGTGATGGAGCAAAGCCCCCATCTTAGGAAGCTGGTGGAGGGAACCTCCCCtctgagggaggaggtgggtgaATTCTACGCCCTGACGGAGCCGAAGGTCcaaatcatcttcatcctgaGGGAGATGATGGCTAAATTCACTgccctgaaggagctgctgtaTCAAAAACCCCATCTGAGGAAGCTGGTGGAGGAAATACGCCGtctgagggagctggaggattACTCCAACCTGATGGAACTGAAAGCTGAATTGACCCGCCTGAAGGAGTCTGCAAAGGTCagaaaagaggagctggagaaggagctctGTGAGATAAACATGAGGATTGCATtaaaggaggaagagctggTGCAGACAGAGGAAGTCAAAGttgagcagaaggaggagactaagcaggagaggaaggagaaacaggaaacaaagaagatggagaggaaagaaatgaagaagatagagaaggaaaagaaagcgatagaaaagaaggagaaacaggaaacaaagaagatggagaagatggagaggagagaaatgaagaggatagagaaggaaaagaaagagatagaaaagaaggagaaaccggaaacaaagaagatggagaagatggagaggaaagaaatgaagaagattgAGAAGGACAAGAAAGAGCTAAAAGGAACGACAAGGGGGAAATGGTTCAGTTTTCTCTTCAAAGTTTCCATCTGACTTTCAATCATCCCATCCCTCCTCAATTACTCTGGTGGAGTAAAAGAGAGGATCTGCACAAACAGATTTGtcgtaggaggaggaggagaactcgTTCACCGACCTGTCAACCATCACatcccttaccccccccccgcccttccctccctccctttctttccctctacTCAAGACTGACTTTcattacagaataaattattGATTAAATAACAACGATTTTTCATTGAGATGAAGGTTTGATCTTTTATTACAGAAGATGGTTGGTAAACAATCTAAATTATGAAACATCaacatttatatgtaaaaaatactcaatacctgtatattatttatacagatgtttattatttgaactgagagacactcgttctccacagctgcactttCCACAGATTTAATTCTATTATCTTAAGACAACTAATGGATCATATATTTACTGAACTCAGGTATATTgactttgttttcctgctctcGTTATaactattattgttattatcattattatgagGACCAATATGGATTTTTAGAGGAAGGTGACACTATCTTAGCAATAAATCCTTAGATGTCGTTATCAAATCGCTATGACACAGACATGTAATCGAGGCTTGATATTCTACAGTTTGACCATAAATAACTCTGAATAAACATAACCCAGTATATTTTGAATTGAGATTTTAACGCAATTGCCTTAAATAAGGTTTTTATAAGATAATGTGTATTGCATGACAGTAAACTAGTCCTAAAGTGTCAGTGAGTACGAATGATAATAGGAGAAAATATACTGGAATCTGGATTATTGAAAATCTAAGTGACAACGTACAGTTTTATATGTGAGTTACACAAATCCTGAATGAAACCACCACTTCAGTCGTATGATATTTACCCTATTTCCTTCCCAAATGTACGCCTGTTTGATCATTCGCCACAGTGAACGTTCCTAAATCCGATGCTCTCTTTGGGACCCTGAAGGCGTCGTgactcctcctcgtcctctggaTATGAATTGAATCGCCTGAGGACCCTTCGTGTCCGCGCATCACTTCCCTCCCGATAACTTTTTATTTCCCAGCTGCCTCGGGGGGTCTTTTCTTTCAGTGGTGCGACTATATTCCCATCATGAATCCGCCCTGTGGAAGATGCAACAAACCAGTTTACCCCACAGAGAAAATCAACTGCCTTGACAAGGTAAGCTGACTAAAGTCCAAATTAAACTAATGTCTGCAAAAGATTTATTCTGTTATATTGCTGTTATAATTTTAGTAAAACTCAGTTATGTTCTTATAAGTTCTGAAATTCTCACATAAGACAATACaccttttttaaaatgtttactaaTAAAAACTCTAAAATAAACTCAGTGCTAAGAGATGGAAGCTTCTTTCTCCTGTTTTATGTTTACTTGGATTTTAGGATCTTTTTTGTAAAAGCTTTTATCTTATCCTAACCAAACATGTTGCACTCATTCACATAGTTAAACCATATcctctgtgtttatataaatttatataaatCCAGTCTGACTATATTCTTATTCTTGTGCAAATGTGAAATACACGACTCATGAGAAGAGAAGCCACATCCGGTGAACGCTGACCAAAAACCTCTGATTGTTAAAATAGGATACTgaaactgtatgtgtgtgtgtgcgtgtgtgtgtgtgtgtgtgtgtcagtatgagCTTGTATAGATGTTCTTAGATCTGATTAAATGTGTctttaacaaataaacacactcagtTATTTACACAGTTTGGAGCAAAGAACATTTTCTccataaacagcaaaacacctCTCACTtctaaatatgaaaacattttggagTTTGgatgaagacatttttaatatatttgcaCTTTTTCGTGGCTTGACTATTTTTCAGACAATTTCAAcaattaaataatgtaaaaatacatcTATCTACGGGGCCGATGGCGGTATCACAGAGCAGAAACTGTCCCGATTGGCTCTGGCTCATGTGGCGGCTGAATGAGACCACAGCTGGGTCTCAGGGATTTTCCCACCATGTCTCTGCAACACTGAAGTCCTGCCAACTTTTTCTAAGTACACGAATTCAAACCATCAACCACGAGAATCGAGAGTTTAACCTACGCCTGCCTCACTTATTAAACATTGCtcactttgtcttcctctctccagtACTGGCACAAAGGCTGTTTCAGCTGTGAGGTGTGCAAGATGGCCCTGAGCATGAACAACTATAAGGGATTCGAGAAGAAGCCTTACTGCACTATGTGAGTGTTGACACCGCTCTGAGCATCTGAGTATTAAAATCAATAAACTCCAGAGACAACAGGAGAATGtacgacagcagcagcacaagtTGTCGTTGTTTGTTGTCAGGTTTTGGTCACGACACATGCAGACATTAGTTTCTGGGCAGTGGAAGCTGGACGTGATGGAAAAGAGGAAGTGTGAACAGACGGACTCAAACATGTGATGCCACAAGTCCTCAGTGTGACCTGAGACCTTTGTCCAGCTTCGGAAAGCGTCCCTGTCCTGGCAGATATTCATAAATGTTCACTTTTGTGCGTTTTTATTTCGTTCTCATTGACAAATCATTTCTAATCCAGATATTAAATCAACAAAAAGGCCAAAAAATCTGCAGCATGAGCAATGTATTAATTCATTTCCTCACCAGCATCAGTTCTCCAGACATCTTCATCTTTGTCTTCCTCAGCCTATGGCATCGCtttgagatatatatatttttctattataaACGTCTTCAACCCTGCGGGAGACCCCCTGCTGAGTTCCCACATCGACTCCCACAGAAAAGTCCAGAACATTGTGTTGAACTCTCCGGAGATCAGAgcaggtctgagagcagcttgagAGTCACAGCTTCCACTGCCACAATCAGCTGCAGCGAGTTGAGGAGTGAAGCTGAACCGTGGATCAGTTAAaagactcagaagttattaaaacccagagtttatctccaatattcggCAGGAAAcgtttaaaatatgaagaattctgcAGAGTTTGGTTgatttgttacagctgcagctcttctgatttaggaagcagaggatcatgggtaatatccgcTGTTTAGTTGTGTTTCAAGAGATCGGACCACATCACTCAGACACatatcacatcatcacatgtggctgcagggggcgctgctgctcagtagaagttgcatagtgttgctttaaatccaCCGACCGGTAGTGATGTAGAGGCTGATTAAAAAtcaacatgaatgtgtttgtaaaaATTGGAGACATTGAATTAAAACgtgtcctctgtccttctctttgGTTTCAGGCATTACCCCAAAACCTCCTTCACTATAGTGGCCGACACCCCCGAGAACCTGCGTCTGAAACAGCAGAGCATGCTCAACAGCCAGGTGAGACCCGGACCCCCGGCCCGTCCCCGTGTCCTCTCGCTGGGAGACTTGTCCCTCATCTGGTTGCATCATGGCGAGTCTTTGTGTCTTCTGCTCTCACTCAGCTCTCAATCCGTCCCCCGGCAGGAAGTCAGGACACAGCTCCTGGCTCGGTGCTCGGGACAATTGGATTcgtttaattaaatcaaatgagaCTTTTCAGTAAAATAGAAATAGGGTCAATGTTACGGCTTCGTGTTGGTGTGAAGATATGAGACGGACATCAAAGTTTCATCTGAGCTATGATGTGTTTTAAGTGttgaatagaaataaaacctAGATTCTCTGGTGTCTCTGGTGTGGCAGCGGCTCAGCTCGGCCTCCCTGGCTGCCTCCCCTGCTCTTACACTCTAATCTCCTCGCACCGTTCAGGCCAACGACTTCACCTGATCGAGAGGATAAGTCCCTGAAGTCACGCACACATTAAACAGATTCCTCCGGAGGCCGAGCTTCTCTTTCCCCTCGTTGTGTTTCTATCTTTTACTAGAGGGAAAGGGCTGGAGGACGTTTGGCTAACAGGGAGCTAACGTCTCACATCTCACCACGTGATGAGCTCGACACCTTGTGTAGCGATGGAcggagacacacaacacaaaataacacaaaccaagaAACTCTGAAAATAGAGAAAGAGTTGTGTAATCCATTCTGGGTTAAAACCATTTGAAACCACAGTGTTACATAACTTTGTTGTTATGCTACATGACTGTAAGAACATCATGATCACATTTACACCaaaagctgccccccccctctctctctcatccaacCGACCCCAGTTCACTGTTTATAACCATAAAAGTCTCGGCAGTCGAgctccctcactgagacgacatATTCCTCATAGCAAGAACATgactcacgtgtgtgtgtgtgtgtgtgtgtgtgtctgtgtgtgggtgtgtgtgggtgggtgtgggtgggtgtctCAGGTTTACcttcaaataaacaatttaGACTTGTGTAATGTTGCCAAGTAAACAGTAAACCATGAATGCAGCGTTTAactccatgtttttttaaattaggaTTAAAAAGCATTGGATTAATTAAATAGAACAAATAAAATCTAGACCAAAAGAAGAATTTCTGTACGATAACATTGTTTTTAATACGTTTTGATTTTAATCTGCAGGCTCTGTACAAGGAGGACTTTGAGAAGAGCAAAGGGAAAGGGTTCAGCGTGGTGGTGGACACTCCGGAGATGCAGAGGTTGAAGAAGACACAAGACCAGATCAGTAACGTAAGTGAGTGCAGGAGACGTCTCTGCAGGAGTCGAGGGTTCGAGTCCCGACGAGGACGAGACCCGAGCAGAGAGGACAAACCTCCGTGGACGAGGGGATCCgaccctgcagagacacacaggcacatttcagacatttctcctcgtcctctgagGAGCAGCTGCCCTATATGGTCAAGGTCTCTCCActgtagagacacacacacacacacacacacacacatagacacactcatgcacacacacacacacacagaaacaactttccccccttttctctcatGTGAGCAGCCGTTGCAGAAAGGAATGACGGCAATAAGCTGCATGTCCAAAGGGCAAAACTTCTTTTTCCACTGGTTGCATCTTTCCTTCCATCTTCATTACTTTCGTTCTCATTGTCTTTCTgaccttcccccccccccccccacaaccctcctcccttttttatattttttaaatttgtctgtttttcccaCTTTGTCAGTTTGCTCCTCTCGAGGTCGACTGAGGACGCGAGGGGCTGCtccttgttttcctcttccttctcctgagaGCTGCCAGCTCTCTGTTCACTTTACAGAGGTCGGGTCAACCCGcctgtcgccccctggtggattcACTGcaggctgcacaaacacagatttactGGAAAAGTGAAGGAGCCGGttgattattatatttattattatcagatGATCCCATTACGGAGCCAACGCACAATCTTAATTTACAGACACAAGTACAGAGaaaaccctcacacacacacacaaacagagacagacacacacaccatctctcAGCACCTCCTAACATGGTGAGCTTCTTCTCACAGGGGCAGAACTTCATGGTCAGCTGTTAAACCTTGTGAGTATTGTGCCCTCGTGTGGATTCAATGTGTgttgctctctctgtgtgtgtctgtgtgtagataaAGTACCATGAAGACTTTGAGAAGAGCAAAGTTCGAAGTGACGCACCCCCTCCTGAGAACAGACAAGGTGACGCACAACCTTACACATTTTAACACACTCCCCAAAGCCATGTTGTATATTTatactagtgtgtgtgtgtttgtgtgtgtgtgtgtgtatagacgATGAGGGTCAACCATCCAACCCTGAAAGATTCATGCAGCCAGCAGTGTCCCCTGCTGCTGTAGCACCACCTTGTGGCAGGGTAAGGCTGATGCATAAACAAACACTAAACAGCCATAAGTATGTGGACACCATGACATTACACATTCAGTGTAATAAAGACTTAaaagtcatgtgtgtgtctgtgtgtctccactCAGAAGCGTTACCAGGCCCTGTACAGCtacacagcagcagaagcagatgAGGTCTCTCTCCTGGAGGGAGATGTGATCGCAGACGTGGAGCAGATAGACGAGGGATGGATGTTCGGGTGCAACCAGCGCACGGGGCAGCGAGGACTCCTCCCCGCCAATTACGTCCGACCCGTGTGAGACTCAGAGATCCAGCCCCTTCTCTAAAAATCACCTTTTACAAATTCTCTTTAAAAAATGGCCCCGTTCTGCTTTAacttttttctgcaaacatgtTATCGGTTCTCAGATGAAATTACACTTTAGAGAAA
Protein-coding regions in this window:
- the LOC133931511 gene encoding LIM and SH3 domain protein 1-like; its protein translation is MNPPCGRCNKPVYPTEKINCLDKYWHKGCFSCEVCKMALSMNNYKGFEKKPYCTMHYPKTSFTIVADTPENLRLKQQSMLNSQALYKEDFEKSKGKGFSVVVDTPEMQRLKKTQDQISNIKYHEDFEKSKVRSDAPPPENRQDDEGQPSNPERFMQPAVSPAAVAPPCGRKRYQALYSYTAAEADEVSLLEGDVIADVEQIDEGWMFGCNQRTGQRGLLPANYVRPV